A genomic region of Venturia canescens isolate UGA chromosome 7, ASM1945775v1, whole genome shotgun sequence contains the following coding sequences:
- the Rpn7 gene encoding 26S proteasome non-ATPase regulatory subunit 6, producing MPLENLEDDGLEKNPNLELAQTKFLLSLPEHKNDENLKTKLLDAIKAENMTMFYEEVCRDLDWPIDEALRDKMKAHNLEQTKALDDAIEDAEKNLGEMEVREANLKKSEHLCRIGDKEGAISAFRKTYEKTVSLGHRLDIVFHNIRIGLFYLDHDHIVRNIDKAKSLIEEGGDWDRRNRLKVYQGTYCIAVRDFKEAANFFLDTISTFTSYELMDYNTFVRYTVYLSMISLPRNELRDKIIKGSEILEVLHNNRDCKDYLFSLYNCHYADFFKNLSHVEGLLRTDYLIFPHYRYYVREMRILAYTQLLESYRSLTLQYMADAFGVTVEYIDQEVSRFIAAGRLHCKVDRVGGVVETNRPDSKNWQYQAMVKHGDLLLNRVQKLSRVINI from the exons ATGCCGCTAGAAAATTTAGAGGACGATGGGCTCGAGAAAAACCCGAATCTCGAGCTCGcgcaaacaaaatttttgctcagCCTACCAGAGCACAAGAACGACGAGAATTTAAAGACCAAGCTTCTTGATGCCATAAAAGCCGAAA ATATGACAATGTTCTACGAGGAAGTTTGTCGCGACCTCGACTGGCCTATAGATGAAGCATTGAGAGATAAAATGAAAGCTCACAATCTTGAACAAACTAAAGCGCTGGATGATGCTATAGAAGATGCGGAGAAGAATCTTGGTGAAATGGAAGTTCGTGAAGCAAATCTGAAGAAATCTGAGCACTTGTGTCGCATCGGCGATAAAGAGGGTGCAATATCTGCATTTAGAAAAACTTATGAGAAAACTGTTTCGTTAGGACACAGACTCGATAtagtttttcacaatattAGAATTGGCCTCTTTTACCTGGATCATGATCACATCGTTAGGAATATCGACAAGGCCAAGag TCTGATAGAGGAAGGAGGCGATTGGGACAGAAGAAATCGTTTAAAAGTCTACCAGGGGACTTATTGCATTGCGGTACGTGATTTCAAAGAAGCTGCTAATTTCTTCCTCGACACTATAAGCACGTTCACGAGTTACGAACTTATGGATTACAACACCTTTGTAAGATACACTGTTTACCTGAGTATGATCAGTTTACCGAGGAACGAATTGCGTGACAAGATAATCAAAGGTTCTGAGATCCTCGAAGTATTGCACAACAATCGGGACTGCAAGGATTATCTGTTTTCTCTATACAATTGCCACTATGCTGATTTCTTCAAAAATCTTT cACACGTTGAAGGTTTACTTCGTACCGATTACCTCATTTTCCCTCATTATCGTTACTACGTGAGAGAAATGCGTATCCTCGCTTATACTCAACTCCTCGAGTCTTATCGATCTCTGACCCTTCAATATATGGCTGACGCATTTGGAGTTACTGTGGAATATATCGATCA AGAAGTGTCGCGTTTCATAGCCGCTGGAAGATTACACTGTAAAGTCGATCGCGTGGGTGGTGTCGTCGAGACAAACCGTCCTGACAGCAAGAACTGGCAATATCAGGCGATGGTCAAACACGGAGATCTTCTTCTCAACAGAGTCCAAAAGTTGTCTcgagttataaatatttaa
- the Jwa gene encoding PRA1 family protein 3 — MDKTKLGSTGLELPPLRTLDDFLFDSARFQLPNLKNIDKWGNRVVNNLLYYQTNYFFMSVIIFLVVGFIHPGQMFVGMIAMAVALVVFAYFSTEGRTVHNFKRQYPAAGPILILCGSGFVTYTLGSLLVFLLGILLPFCVTFIHSSLRLRHLKNKVVNKIESLGVKRSPMGVLLEYLDDVTCMNLRPQTNIMFKMPSN, encoded by the exons ATGGATAAGACGAAATTAGGAAGTACGGGACTAGAATTGCCACCATTGCGAACtctcgatgattttttgttcgacTCTGCGCGTTTTCAATTACCTAATTTGAAAAACATCGACAAGTGGGGCAACCGGGTTGTCAATAATTTACTTTATTATCAAACCAATTACTTCTTCATGTCCGtcatcatttttctcgttgttgg ATTCATTCATCCAGGACAAATGTTCGTTGGGATGATTGCAATGGCCGTTGCTCTCGTTGTCTTTGCTTATTTTTCCACCGAGGGAAGAACTGTTCACAATTTTAAACGACAATATCCAGCTGCTGGACCGATTCTCATACTTTGTGGCAGTGGCTTTGTCACTTATACCCTTGGATCACTGCTTGTTTTCCTTTTGGGAATCTTGTTGCCTTTCTGTG TGACATTTATTCACTCGTCTTTAAGATTGCGACACTTGAAGAACAAGGTGGTCAACAAAATAGAAAGTTTGGGAGTCAAGCGTTCGCCGATGGGTGTATTATTGGAGTATCTCG ATGACGTCACGTGCATGAATTTGCGCCCACAGACGAATATCATGTTTAAAATGCCATCAAACTAA
- the U3-55K gene encoding U3 small nucleolar RNA-interacting protein 2 isoform X1 — protein MSFFIRNSRGGAPKRKLNGHISNSMSDARVKKNKRKNFNPKDDESIASSDEEFAEERAEKEQNFSESSDEDQETAQEKRLRLAKKYLAEIEDEEKDRKEFEEGAVTKRLHEEYLEEKGRLRKLVAANYTGHTDLLEMRCKDHRDSITCLCLSSDGRFVYSGSKDGTLVKWSVIDRKKLKVLKGKRKSEEGIKDVRCITISTDGKFLVVGDGGAKSIKVLNPEDFQLIKELQGHRGPVTGLVFRRDTHTLYSASEDRSVKVWNLDDMAYVESLFGHQNSVTSIDALSRERAITSGGYDRTIRIWKIIEESQLIYNGHGGSIDVVKLINEENFLSCGDDGHLSVWGSLKKKPLCTVPEAHGKDESNGQPMWISSIATLLNTDLVASAGSRDGVVRLWRCGDSFKSLTMLFEVKVIGFVNAMAFTPDGENLVVGVGQEHRMGRWWRIPEAKNRIVIVPLVRNKSNN, from the exons ATGTCGTTTTTTATAAGAAATAGTCGGGGTGGAGCTCCGAAGCGAAAG ttgaatgGTCACATTTCGAATTCTATGAGCGATGCAAGAGTTAAAAAGAATAAACGCAAAAATTTCAATCCCAAAGATGATGAGAGTATTGCCAGCAGCGACGAGGAATTTGCTGAAGAGAGAGCTGAGAAAGAGCAAAACTTTTCTGAAAGCTCGGATGAAGATCAGGAAACTGCACAAGAAAAACGACTTAGATTggctaaaaaatatttggctGAAATAGAAGATGAAG aaaaagatagaaaagaGTTTGAGGAAGGCGCAGTGACAAAAAGACTCCACGAAGAATACCTTGAGGAAAAAGGACGGCTAAGAAAACTTGTAGCTGCTAATTATACCGGACATACCGACTTGTTGGAAATGCGTTGCAAAGATCATAGAGATTCAATTACGTGTTTGTGTCTTTCGAGCGACGGAAGATTCGTATATTCTGGTTCGAAAGACGGAACATTGGTTAAATGGTCTGTGATAGACAGGAAGAAGCTCAAAGTCCTCAAGGGCAAAAGAAAATCTGAAGAGGGGATTAAGGATGTTCGATGCATTACCATCAGCAcggatggaaaattttta GTTGTTGGGGATGGCGGCGCAAAGAGTATCAAGGTGTTAAACCCAgaagattttcaattgatcAAAGAACTCCAAGGTCACAGAGGACCTGTGACTGGACTAGTATTTCGAAGAGACACTCATACTTTGTATTCCGCCTCGGAAGATAGAAGTGTCAAAGTTTGGAATTTAGACGACATGGCCTATGTCGAATCACT TTTCGGTCATCAAAACAGTGTTACATCTATAGATGCATTGTCCCGAGAGCGAGCTATCACGAGCGGCGGTTATGATCGTACGAtaagaatttggaaaattattgaaGAGTCTCAACTGATTTATAACGGTCATGGCGGCAGTATCGACGTCGTGAAACTAATAAACGAGGAAAACTTCTTGAGTTGTGGAGACGATGGACATCTGTCTGTTTGGGGTTccttgaagaaaaaaccacTCTGCACTGTTCCAGAAGCTCACGGCAAGGACGAATCTAATGGGCAACCTATGTGGATATCGAGCATCGCTACTCTACTAAATACAGATTTGGTTGCTTCAG CAGGTTCGAGGGACGGTGTCGTAAGACTTTGGCGATGTGGCGATTCCTTCAAGAGTTTAACAATGTTGTTCGAGGTAAAAGTGATTGGTTTTGTGAACGCGATGGCGTTTACGCCGGACGGTGAGAACCTCGTCGTTGGCGTTGGACAGGAGCACAGAATGGGGAGATGGTGGCGAATTCCCGAAGCTAAGAACAGAATTGTTATAGTTCCGTTAGTTCGGAACAAGAGTAACAACTAA
- the LOC122412886 gene encoding UBX domain-containing protein 7 → MDRDLIDKFIEVTGESEATAQQYLTLADGNVETAISLMFEGGGPAEAETNNPVIETEPQVREPILPVQEVLVPSEPVCSFPRTSSHVFDRFRDFAVETRRQEEEMTRRVNGARKVSQSRTTRLEDLFRPPYDILFLGSFVEARDHAKDVNRWLLVNVQNSQEFACQILNRDVWPNSQIREIIKDHFVLWQVLSTTSDGKRYIDFYNVTNYPYLAIIDPRTGECMRSYNHITVDSLATGLNDMLSMHASPDNTPPDLASTGDFKERSSLPEKRHARAEPLMDDPCGRNKKSRSSASCSKTSVSSSMSPSSSSSTSNTSNPIIGKRSRIDEFDAKSRASSETAILPHTNSAPKVIDEEEIETEKKACKIVQATNSDEPSLRLCLRLPSGGKEAISMCANDTIEAFIKRMESMGYAPSEHTYLIPFPRTNVGAIPSQTLLSETILYPSNTVFITKV, encoded by the exons ATGGATCGTGATTTGATCGACAAGTTTATCGAAGTTACtg gCGAGAGTGAAGCAACTGCTCAACAATATCTAACACTTGCTGATGGAAATGTTGAAACTGCTATAAGTTTGATGTTCGAGGGTGGAGGCCCTGCCGAAGCTGAAACAAACAATCCAGTCATAGAGACAGAACCCCAAGTTAGAGAACCAATATTACCGGTTCAAGAAGTTTTGGTACCGTCTGAACCAGTTTGCTCTTTCCCAAGAACATCCAGTCATGTTTTTGACAGATTCAGAGACTTTGCAGTGGAAACTC GGCGTCAAGAGGAAGAAATGACTAGAAGAGTTAATGGGGCAAGGAAAGTATCTCAAAGTAGAACAACACGTCTGGAAGATTTGTTTAGACCTCCGTACGACATATTATTTCTTGGATCCTTTGTGGAAGCTCGAGACCATGCAAAAGATGTGAATCGATGGCTGCTCGTCAATGTACAGAATTCTCAAGAATTTgcatgtcaaattctcaacagAGATGTGTGGCCCAACAGCCAAATAAGGGAAATAATTAAGGACCACTTTGTTTTATGGCAG GTTCTCTCAACCACAAGCGATGGCAAACGTTACATCGACTTTTACAACGTAACGAATTATCCATATTTGGCGATAATTGATCCACGAACTGGCGAATGTATGAGATCCTACAATCATATTACCGTGGATAGTTTAGCGACAGGACTTAACGACATGCTAAGCATGCACGCCTCTCCCGATAATACACCTCCAGATCTCGCTAGCACCGGTGATTTTAAAGAACGTTCGTCTCTTCCCGAGAAGCGTCACGCTCGTGCAGAGCCTTTAATGGAT GATCCTTGTggcagaaataaaaaatccagATCTTCAGCTTCGTGTAGCAAAACTTCGGTAAGCTCAAGCATGAGTCCAAGCAGCAGTAGCAGCACCAGCAACACGAGTAATCCAATAATTGGAAAGAGGTCTAGAATAGACGAATTTGATGCGAAGAGCAGAGCAAGTTCTGAAACAGCGATTCTACCACATACGAATTCGGCGCCAAAGGTGATTGATGAAGAAGAAATAGAGACGGAGAAAAAAGCGTGTAAAATCGTCCAGGCGACGAACAGCGATGAACCTTCGCTAAGACTATGTTTGCGTTTACCGAGCGGAGGAAAAGAAGCGATCTCGATGTGTGCCAATGACACTATAGAG GCTTTCATAAAGAGAATGGAGAGCATGGGTTACGCTCCATCGGAGCATACTTACTTAATTCCTTTCCCGAGGACGAACGTTGGTGCGATACCGTCCCAAACATTACTGTCAGAAACAATACTCTATCCATCGAACACAgtattcatcacaaaagtttaa
- the U3-55K gene encoding U3 small nucleolar RNA-interacting protein 2 isoform X2, translating to MSFFIRNSRGGAPKRKLNGHISNSMSDARVKKNKRKNFNPKDDESIASSDEEFAEERAEKEQNFSESSDEDQETAQEKRLRLAKKYLAEIEDEEKDRKEFEEGAVTKRLHEEYLEEKGRLRKLVAANYTGHTDLLEMRCKDHRDSITCLCLSSDGRFVYSGSKDGTLVKWSVIDRKKLKVLKGKRKSEEGIKDVRCITISTDGKFLVVGDGGAKSIKVLNPEDFQLIKELQGHRGPVTGLVFRRDTHTLYSASEDRSVKVWNLDDMAYVESLFGHQNSVTSIDALSRERAITSGGYDRTIRIWKIIEESQLIYNGHGGSIDVVKLINEENFLSCGDDGHLSVWGSLKKKPLCTVPEAHGKDESNGQPMWISSIATLLNTDLVASGSRDGVVRLWRCGDSFKSLTMLFEVKVIGFVNAMAFTPDGENLVVGVGQEHRMGRWWRIPEAKNRIVIVPLVRNKSNN from the exons ATGTCGTTTTTTATAAGAAATAGTCGGGGTGGAGCTCCGAAGCGAAAG ttgaatgGTCACATTTCGAATTCTATGAGCGATGCAAGAGTTAAAAAGAATAAACGCAAAAATTTCAATCCCAAAGATGATGAGAGTATTGCCAGCAGCGACGAGGAATTTGCTGAAGAGAGAGCTGAGAAAGAGCAAAACTTTTCTGAAAGCTCGGATGAAGATCAGGAAACTGCACAAGAAAAACGACTTAGATTggctaaaaaatatttggctGAAATAGAAGATGAAG aaaaagatagaaaagaGTTTGAGGAAGGCGCAGTGACAAAAAGACTCCACGAAGAATACCTTGAGGAAAAAGGACGGCTAAGAAAACTTGTAGCTGCTAATTATACCGGACATACCGACTTGTTGGAAATGCGTTGCAAAGATCATAGAGATTCAATTACGTGTTTGTGTCTTTCGAGCGACGGAAGATTCGTATATTCTGGTTCGAAAGACGGAACATTGGTTAAATGGTCTGTGATAGACAGGAAGAAGCTCAAAGTCCTCAAGGGCAAAAGAAAATCTGAAGAGGGGATTAAGGATGTTCGATGCATTACCATCAGCAcggatggaaaattttta GTTGTTGGGGATGGCGGCGCAAAGAGTATCAAGGTGTTAAACCCAgaagattttcaattgatcAAAGAACTCCAAGGTCACAGAGGACCTGTGACTGGACTAGTATTTCGAAGAGACACTCATACTTTGTATTCCGCCTCGGAAGATAGAAGTGTCAAAGTTTGGAATTTAGACGACATGGCCTATGTCGAATCACT TTTCGGTCATCAAAACAGTGTTACATCTATAGATGCATTGTCCCGAGAGCGAGCTATCACGAGCGGCGGTTATGATCGTACGAtaagaatttggaaaattattgaaGAGTCTCAACTGATTTATAACGGTCATGGCGGCAGTATCGACGTCGTGAAACTAATAAACGAGGAAAACTTCTTGAGTTGTGGAGACGATGGACATCTGTCTGTTTGGGGTTccttgaagaaaaaaccacTCTGCACTGTTCCAGAAGCTCACGGCAAGGACGAATCTAATGGGCAACCTATGTGGATATCGAGCATCGCTACTCTACTAAATACAGATTTGGTTGCTTCAG GTTCGAGGGACGGTGTCGTAAGACTTTGGCGATGTGGCGATTCCTTCAAGAGTTTAACAATGTTGTTCGAGGTAAAAGTGATTGGTTTTGTGAACGCGATGGCGTTTACGCCGGACGGTGAGAACCTCGTCGTTGGCGTTGGACAGGAGCACAGAATGGGGAGATGGTGGCGAATTCCCGAAGCTAAGAACAGAATTGTTATAGTTCCGTTAGTTCGGAACAAGAGTAACAACTAA